The Arachis ipaensis cultivar K30076 chromosome B07, Araip1.1, whole genome shotgun sequence genome includes a window with the following:
- the LOC110262356 gene encoding ABC transporter C family member 3-like isoform X2, whose amino-acid sequence MRALLVTMIYNKSLTLSCQSKQGHTSGEVINFMSVDADRIGVFSWYIHDLWMVALQISLALLILYKSLGLASIAAFVATIVVMLANVPLGSLQEKYQDKLMDSKDIRMKATSEILRNMRILKLQGWEMKFLAKITELRKTEQGWLKKFVYTSAMTTFVFWGAPTFVSVATFGTCMLMGIPLESGKILSALATFRILQEPIYNLPDTISMIAQTKVSVDRISSFLRLDDLQSDVVERLPRGSSDKAIEVVDGNFSWDLSSPNATLKNINLTVLHGMRVAVCGTVGSGKSTLLSCILGEVPKKSGILKVCGTKAYVAQSPWIQSGKIEDNILFGQEMDRERYEKVLESCSLKKDLEVLSFGDQTVIGERGINLSGGQKQRIQIARALYQDADIYLFDDPFSAVDAHTGSHLFKECLLGHLSSKTVVYVTHQVEFLPAADLILVMKDGKITQCGKYNDLLNSGTDFMELVGAHKKALSTLESLDGGTTSDEIRTMEDGSVSSANGSIKEKEANGYEQNGKTDEKDEPKGQLVQEEEREKGRVGFSIYWRYITTAYGGALVPFILLSQILFQVLQIGSNYWMAWATPVSQDVEPPVEGTTLLAVYVALAIGSAFCILSRAMFLATAGYKTATILFNKMHFCIFRSPMSFFDSTPSGRILNRASTDQSAVDTDIPYQIGSFAFSMIQLVGIIAVMSQVAWQVFIVFIPMIAASIWYQQYYIPSARELSRLVGVCKAPIIQHFAETISGTSTIRSFDQQSRFQETNMKLTDGYSRPKFNIAGAMEWLCFRLDMLSSITFAFSLIFLISIPQGVIDPGIAGLAVTYGLNLNMIQAWVIWNLCNLENKIISVERILQYTSIPSEPPLVIEENRPAPSWPSYGEVDIHNLQVRYAPHLPFVLRGLTCTFRGGLKTGIVGRTGSGKSTLIQTLFRIVEPTTGEVMIDGINISSIGLHDLRSRLSIIPQDPTMFEGTVRNNLDPLEEYTDEQIWEALDKCQLGDEVRQKEGKLDSPVSENGENWSMGQRQLVCLGRVLLKKSKVLVLDEATASVDTATDNLIQQTLRLHFADSTVITIAHRITSVLDSDMVLLLHQGLIEEYDSPSKLLEDRSSSFAQLVAEYTMRSKSTFEKSADH is encoded by the exons AATGTTGGCAAATGTCCCCTTGGGATCATTGCAAGAAAAATATCAGGATAAGTTGATGGATTCAAAAGATATAAGAATGAAGGCAACATCAGAGATTCTCAGGAACATGAGGATTCTCAAACTTCAAGGGTGGGAAATGAAGTTTCTGGCTAAGATAACTGAACTCAGGAAAACCGAGCAGGGCTGGTTAAAGAAATTTGTTTATACATCAGCCATGACCACATTTGTGTTTTGGGGTGCTCCAACATTTGTATCTGTGGCTACTTTTGGAACTTGTATGCTTATGGGGATTCCACTTGAATCAGGGAAGATCTTGTCTGCACTTGCTACATTCCGGATTCTTCAAGAGCCTATATATAATCTTCCAGATACAATTTCAATGATAGCACAAACTAAGGTTTCTGTTGATAGGATCTCATCATTCCTTCGTCTTGACGACTTGCAGTCCGATGTTGTAGAGAGGCTTCCTCGCGGTTCTTCTGATAAAGCAATTGAAGTGGTAGATGGAAATTTCTCTTGGGATTTATCTTCACCAAATGCAACATTGAAGAACATAAATCTCACAGTTCTACATGGCATGAGGGTTGCTGTTTGTGGTACTGTAGGATCAGGCAAGTCTACATTACTTTCCTGTATATTAGGAGAAGTGCCAAAGAAATCAGGTATCTTGAAGGTGTGTGGAACAAAGGCCTATGTTGCTCAATCGCCATGGATACAAAGCGGAAAGATAGAGGATAATATATTGTTTGGACAGGAGATGGATAGGGAAAGGTATGAGAAGGTACTTGAATCTTGTTCCTTGAAGAAGGATCTAGAAGTTTTGTCCTTTGGTGATCAGACAGTTATAGGAGAACGCGGTATCAATTTGAGTGGAGGACAGAAACAAAGAATACAAATTGCTCGTGCCCTTTACCAAGATGCTGATATATATTTGTTTGATGATCCTTTTAGTGCTGTGGATGCTCATACAGGATCTCACCTCTTTAAG GAATGTTTGTTAGGCCATTTGAGTTCAAAGACAGTAGTTTATGTTACTCATCAAGTAGAGTTCTTGCCAGCTGCTGATCTCATCTTG GTCATGAAAGATGGGAAGATTACTCAATGTGGAAAGTATAATGACTTGCTTAATAGTGGGACTGATTTCATGGAACTTGTTGGTGCACACAAGAAAGCGTTGTCTACACTCGAGTCTTTGGATGGAGGAACAACATCAGATGAAATAAGAACCATGGAAGATGGAAGTGTTTCTAGTGCTAATGGAAGTATTAAAGAAAAAGAGGCAAACGGATATGAGCAAAATGGTAAAACAGATGAGAAAGATGAGCCAAAAGGCCAGCTTGTTCaggaagaagaaagggagaaAGGTAGAGTTGGATTTTCAATCTATTGGAGATACATCACGACAGCGTATGGAGGAGCTCTCGTTCCTTTCATATTGTTGTCTCAGATTCTCTTCCAAGTTCTCCAAATTGGAAGCAACTATTGGATGGCTTGGGCAACTCCAGTCTCACAAGATGTGGAGCCACCTGTTGAAGGAACAACTCTTTTGGCTGTCTATGTTGCTTTGGCCATTGGAAGTGCATTTTGCATCCTTTCTAGAGCCATGTTTCTTGCCACGGCTGGTTATAAGACAGCTACTATACTTTTCAATAAAATGCATTTCTGCATCTTCCGTTCCCCAATGTCATTCTTTGATTCCACTCCGAGTGGTCGAATCCTTAACAGA GCTTCCACTGACCAAAGTGCAGTAGATACTGATATTCCTTATCAAATTGGTTCGTTCGCCTTCTCCATGATCCAGCTTGTAGGAATTATAGCAGTGATGTCCCAAGTTGCATGGCAAGTTTTCATTGTCTTTATACCTATGATAGCAGCCAGCATATGGTATCAG CAATACTATATACCATCGGCTCGAGAACTATCACGTTTGGTTGGAGTATGCAAAGCTCCAATCATTCAACACTTTGCTGAAACAATTTCTGGTACATCAACCATTAGAAGCTTTGATCAGCAGTCTAGATTTCAGGAAACAAATATGAAATTGACCGACGGCTATTCTCGGCCAAAGTTTAATATTGCTGGTGCTATGGAGTGGTTGTGCTTCCGATTAGATATGTTGTCATCTATCACATTTGCCTTTTCCTTGATATTCTTGATATCTATTCCTCAAGGAGTCATAGATCCAG GCATTGCCGGTTTAGCTGTTACATATGGTCTTAATTTAAACATGATACAAGCTTGGGTGATATGGAATCTTTGTAACTTGGAGAACAAGATTATATCAGTAGAAAGAATACTTCAGTACACTTCCATTCCTAGTGAGCCTCCCCTTGTTATCGAAGAAAATCGACCAGCTCCTTCTTGGCCATCATATGGAGAGGTTGATATACATAACTTGCAG GTTCGTTATGCTCCGCACCTTCCATTTGTGTTGCGTGGCCTCACATGCACATTTCGCGGAGGACTGAAAACTGGGATTGTTGGGAGAACAGGAAGTGGTAAATCAACTCTTATACAAACACTCTTCCGAATTGTTGAACCAACCACAGGAGAAGTTATGATTGACGGCATCAACATCTCTTCAATAGGACTTCATGATTTGAGGTCTAGACTAAGCATTATTCCTCAAGACCCAACCATGTTTGAAGGGACAGTCAGAAATAACCTTGATCCTCTAGAAGAGTACACAGATGAACAAATATGGGAG GCCCTGGACAAGTGTCAGCTTGGTGATGAAGTTAGACAAAAAGAAGGAAAGTTGGACTCGCCAG TTAGCGAGAATGGCGAAAATTGGAGTATGGGTCAGAGGCAATTGGTGTGCTTAGGTAGGGTGTTGCTTAAGAAGAGCAAGGTATTGGTGCTTGATGAAGCGACTGCATCAGTTGATACTGCTACAGACAATTTGATACAACAAACTCTTAGGCTACATTTCGCCGACTCAACAGTCATAACCATTGCACATAGAATCACTTCTGTTCTTGACAGTGATATGGTCTTGCTTCTTCATCAAG GATTAATTGAGGAATATGATTCACCTTCAAAATTGCTAGAGGATAGATCATCATCTTTTGCTCAACTTGTTGCAGAGTATACAATGAGGTCTAAATCCACTTTTGAGAAATCTGCTGATCACTGA
- the LOC107609497 gene encoding receptor like protein 30-like — MMLVVVRVVVCVHIFMLFHFACLSSHSCHPEESSALFHFKIQLITNTTFFYGWYEHECPNAYPKMSTWDNGTDCCSWMGVTCDSLSGHVIGLDLSCSALVGIIHPNTTLFHLTHLQTLNFAHNHIYNSQLSSQFGGFVSLTHLNLSYCQFKGDIPSQISHLSKLQSLDLSWNSGLKWKETTWKRMLQNATSLSEIILDDTDMSSISLTPSHLSNWSFSLVTLSLSYTGIRGHLTSQILCLPNLYELNLHGNRNIQVHVPKLNCNTSLNFLDLSWCQFSGSQIPSSFSNLTNLTSLYLSGSESSGSITSWLSNLQHLTHLDLSDNRFNGQFPKVLGQFTKLQTLILAGNNLGGKLLLSSLANLTQISRLDCSHNKFQGSLPKKITGFLSLTELILNDNLLNETIPSWCFSLPFLTSLDLSNNQFTGNISTISSHSLQYLYLCRNKLQGNIPKSLFNLVNLTHLCLSSANWSYSLHLPLFSKLQNLQVLSLSGFNSFLLDSRTNSSYNRFSNLVALQLLQSDLTNFSKISWKFPKLQILELSENKLEGKIPKWIHDSHSLGYLELSHNQLSSIGQFPWYQLVYLDLSFNLLTDDNISFLCNATSLQIINLSHNKFRGTIPQCVANLSFLIVLDLQTNKFHGTLPSNFSRNLNTLNLNGNQLEGHLPRSLSNCKDLMDLNLGDNQIEDTFPHWLQSLNLEILVLRSNKFYGTIVSFKTKDVFPSLIIFDISSNKFSGQLPKGFQAMKSVVGAEVQSSFYYIQSGYGYILGSIDLEYHDSVTATMKGLRTNLEKIPNVFVSIDLSNNRFEGEIPDDFGELHALISLNLSHNSLTGPVPHSLGNLANLESLDLSSNLLTGKIPDELTNLIFLEVLNLSSNHLEGSIPRGKQFDTFSNDSYEENMGLCGFPLSIECNNNVPQQQYPSSEAEDKFGFGWKPVAIGYACGMVFGIGLGCCVFSNGKPQWLVIIFGGKRIKRRSRGNRRARTT, encoded by the coding sequence ATGATGTTGGTGGTTGTTAGAGTGGTGGTGTGTGTCCACATATTTATGCTGTTTCACTTTGCATGTTTGTCTTCTCATTCATGCCATCCAGAAGAGAGTTCTGCCTTGTTTCACTTCAAGATCCAACTCATTACTAACACTACTTTTTTTTATGGATGGTATGAGCATGAATGCCCCAATGCTTATCCAAAGATGAGTACGTGGGACAATGGGACAGATTGTTGTTCATGGATGGGTGTCACGTGTGATTCTCTGTCTGGTCACGTGATTGGCCTTGATCTAAGTTGCAGTGCACTTGTAGGTATAATCCATCCTAACACTACACTTTTCCATCTTACTCATCTCCAAACACTCAACTTTGCTCACAATCATATCTATAATTCTCAGTTGTCATCTCAGTTTGGTGGGTTTGTGAGTCTCACACACTTGAATTTATCTTATTGTCAGTTTAAAGGTGATATTCCTTCTCAAATCTCACACCTTTCCAAATTACAGTCACTTGATCTCTCTTGGAATTCTGGTTTAAAGTGGAAAGAAACCACTTGGAAGAGAATGCTGCAAAATGCAACTTCTTTGAGTGAGATTATATTGGATGATACAGACATGTCTTCCATTAGCTTAACACCAAGTCATTTGTCCAATTGGTCTTTCTCTTTGGTTACTCTTAGTCTTAGTTATACAGGGATAAGAGGACATTTGACAAGTCAAATTCTCTGTTTACCCAATCTTTATGAGCTCAATCTACATGGAAATAGAAACATTCAAGTCCATGTTCCAAAGTTGAATTGCAATACGTCTCTTAATTTTTTAGATCTTTCATGGTGTCAATTCTCAGGATCACAAATCCCTTCTTCCTTTTCTAACCTCACAAATCTAACTTCTTTGTACTTGTCTGGAAGTGAATCCAGTGGTTCAATCACATCCTGGCTCTCAAATCTTCAACATCTCACTCACTTGGACCTTTCAGACAATAGATTTAATGGTCAGTTTCCAAAAGTACTTGGTCAATTCACCAAATTACAAACACTCATTCTTGCAGGTAACAATTTAGGAGGAAAGCTATTGCTATCTTCATTAGCTAACTTAACTCAAATTTCTCGATTGGATTGTTCTCATAATAAGTTTCAGGGATCTCTTCCTAAAAAAATAACAGGTTTTTTAAGTTTGACTGAATTGATTTTAAATGATAACTTATTAAATGAGACAATTCCATCTTGGTGTTTCTCCTTACCATTTTTAACATCCTTAGATCTATCAAATAATCAGTTTACAGGAAATATAAGTACAATCTCATCCCATTCCTTGCAGTATCTATATTTATGCAGGAATAAATTACAAGGCAATATTCCAAAATCACTATTTAACCTTGTAAATCTCACTCACTTATGTTTGTCATCAGCCAATTGGAGTTATTCCCTTCATTTACCACTTTTTTCCAAGCTTCAAAACCTTCAAGTCCTTTCTCTTTCAGgttttaattcatttttattaGATTCTAGAACCAATTCCAGTTATAATAGGTTCTCCAACTTAGTAGCATTGCAGTTGCTTCAGAGCGATTTAACTAATTTTTCCAAAATCTCATGGAAATTTCCAAAGTTGCAAATTCTCGAACTCTCAGAAAATAAACTTGAAGGAAAAATTCCCAAATGGATACATGATTCACATTCATTAGGGTATTTGGAACTTTCACATAACCAGTTGTCATCAATAGGCCAATTCCCATGGTACCAACTTGTATACCTTGACCTTAGTTTCAACCTGCTAACTGATGACAATATTTCCTTCCTTTGCAATGCAACTTCTCTCCAGATTATCAACTTGTCGCACAATAAGTTCAGAGGCACCATTCCACAATGTGTTGCCAATTTATCTTTCCTTATTGTTTTGGATCTACAGACAAACAAATTTCATGGCACTTTGCCAAGTAACTTTTCCAGGAATCTCAACACATTGAATCTCAATGGGAACCAATTAGAAGGTCATTTGCCTAGATCTCTGTCCAACTGCAAAGATTTGATGGATTTGAATCTCGGCGACAATCAGATAGAGGATACATTTCCACATTGGCTTCAAAGTTTGAATTTGGAAATATTGGTTTTAAGATCCAACAAGTTTTATGGGACGATAGTCAGCTTCAAAACCAAAGATGTGTTTcccagtttaattatttttgataTCTCATCCAATAAATTTAGTGGCCAATTACCAAAAGGTTTCCAAGCCATGAAGAGTGTTGTTGGAGCAGAAGTGCAAAGCAGCTTCTATTACATCCAAAGTGGTTATGGCTATATACTAGGCTCCATTGACCTAGAATACCATGATTCTGTGACTGCAACAATGAAAGGGCTTAGAACCaatcttgagaaaattccaaatGTCTTTGTAAGTATCGATTTATCAAATAACAGATTTGAAGGAGAGATTCCAGATGATTTTGGAGAACTTCATGCACTTATAAGCCTTAACCTTTCCCATAACAGCCTCACTGGTCCTGTTCCTCACTCTCTAGGAAATTTGGCAAACCTTGAATCATTGGACCTCTCCTCAAATTTGCTTACAGGGAAAATTCCTGATGAGTTGACCAATCTGATCTTTCTTGAAGTCTTGAATCTTTCCAGCAACCATCTTGAGGGATCAATACCTCGAGGGAAACAGTTTGATACATTTTCAAACGATTCCTATGAGGAAAACATGGGCCTATGTGGATTTCCATTGTCAATTGAATGCAACAACAATGTCCCTCAACAGCAATATCCATCTTCTGAGGCTGAAGACAAGTTTGGGTTTGGTTGGAAACCAGTGGCAATAGGATATGCATGTGGAATGGTATTTGGAATTGGCTTGGGATGCTGTGTTTTCTCAAATGGAAAACCTCAATGGCTTGTGATCATCTTTGGAGGCAAAAGAATTAAAAGGAGGAGCCGTGGAAACCGGCGTGCAAGAACAACTTAG
- the LOC107606453 gene encoding uncharacterized protein LOC107606453, protein MSCTSTTWTTPYELQERERSSNLKSLSFLSGLTKKLLVVEARANARTESPKIRNRRIQKKFNGTARNPRLSVFCSDKQLYAMLVDDKNKKCLFYASTLQKSIPNPPCSTSEAAKRVGEALVKACTELNINEISSYDRNGLYRGQRLEAFEIAISSYGFLPG, encoded by the exons ATGTCATGCACGTCCACCACCTGGACAACACCTTATGAATTACAAGAAAGGGAGAGATCATCAAATCTTAAAT CTTTGAGTTTTCTTTCAGGGTTAACTAAGAAGCTGTTAGTGGTTGAAGCAAGAGCAAATGCTAGAACAGAAAGTCCAAAAATTCGAAATAGAAGGATTCAGAAAAAG TTCAATGGAACTGCTAGAAATCCAAGGCTTTCAGTATTTTGCTCAGATAAGCAATTGTATGCAATGCTTGTAGATGACAAGAATAAGAAGTGTTTGTTCTATGCAAGCACACTGCAGAAATCGATCCCAAATCCCCCATGCAGCACTTCT GAAGCTGCTAAACGTGTTGGGGAGGCACTTGTCAAAGCCTGTACAGAACTCAACATAAATGAAATATCGTCCTATGATCGCAATGGACTTTACCGTGGACAAAGGTTAGAAGCCTTTGAGATTGCCATTTCCAGTTATGGATTCTTGCCGGGATAG
- the LOC107609498 gene encoding uncharacterized protein LOC107609498, with the protein MAQLNVPVLQFNNSSVFRVPPTTLFICFQTQSRSNSSWLTKKLLVVEARANARTESPKIRNRRIQKKFNGTARNPRLSVFCSEKQLYAMLVDDKNKKCLFYASTLQKSIRNPPCSTSEAAKRVGEALVKACTELNINEISSYDRNGLYRGQRLEAFEIAISSYGFLPG; encoded by the exons ATGGCTCAATTGAATGTGCCAGTGCTACAGTTCAACAATTCTTCTGTCTTCAGAGTCCCTCCAACGACACTGTTTATTTGCTTTCAGACACAAAGTAGAAGTAATTCCTCAT GGTTAACTAAGAAGCTGTTAGTGGTTGAAGCAAGAGCAAATGCTAGAACAGAAAGTCCAAAAATTCGAAATAGAAGGATTCAGAAAAAG TTCAATGGAACTGCTAGAAATCCAAGGCTTTCAGTATTTTGCTCAGAGAAGCAATTGTATGCAATGCTTGTAGATGACAAGAATAAGAAGTGTCTGTTCTATGCAAGCACACTGCAGAAATCGATCCGAAATCCCCCATGCAGCACTTCT GAAGCTGCTAAACGTGTTGGGGAGGCACTTGTCAAAGCCTGTACAGAACTCAACATAAATGAAATATCGTCCTATGATCGCAATGGACTTTACCGTGGACAAAGATTGGAAGCCTTTGAGATTGCCATTTCCAGTTATGGATTCTTGCCGGGATAA
- the LOC110264596 gene encoding ABC transporter C family member 3-like, protein MRINKSKVFEATASVDTATDNLIQQILRLHFADSTVITVAHRITSVLDSDMILLLHQGLIEEYDSTSKLLEDRSSSFAKLVAEYTMRSKSTF, encoded by the exons ATGCGAATTAAtaag AGCAAGGTATTTGAAGCGACTGCATCAGTTGATACTGCTACAGACAATTTGATACAACAAATTCTTAGGCTACATTTCGCCGACTCAACAGTTATAACCGTTGCACATAGAATCACTTCTGTTCTTGACAGTGATATGATCTTGCTTCTTCATCAAG GATTAATTGAGGAATATGATTCAACTTCAAAATTGCTAGAGGATAGATCATCATCTTTTGCTAAACTTGTTGCAGAGTATACAATGAGGTCTAAATCCACTTTTTGA
- the LOC107609076 gene encoding receptor-like protein 12 gives MMLVVVRVVVCVHIFMLFHFACLSSHSCHPEESSALFHFKTQLITNTTFFDGWYEYECPNAYPKMSTWDNRTDCCSWMGVTCDSLSGHVIGLDLSCSALVGIIHPNSTLFHLTHLQTLNLAHNYFYNSQLPSLFGGFMSLTHLNLSDCEFEGEIPSQISHLSKLQSLDLSLNSGLKWKETTWKRMLQNATALREIILDGTDMSSISITPSHLSNWSFSFSLVTLSLFDTRIKGHLTSHILCLPNLHELNLYGNGNIQVNFPNLNCSTSLSFLDLSWCQFSGSQIPSSFSNLTHLTSLSLSGSESNGSIPSWLSNLQHLTHLDLSSNRFSGSIPSLLSNLQHLTHLDLSFNRFSGSIPSLLSNLQHLTHLDLSGNRFSGSIPSFLSILLSNISHLTHLDLSYNGFNGQFPKVLGQLTKLQTLILAGNSLGGKLLLSSLANLTQISRLDCSHNKFQGSLPKKIAGFSSLTELVLNDNLLNGTIPSWCFSLPFLTSLDLSNNQFIGHIRPISSHSLQSLYLCGNKLQGNIPESMFNLVNLTNLCLSSGKWSNSLHFPLFSKLHNLQNLEALSLSGFNSSLIDSETNGRYNEFDNEFVNLIALQLLQIDLTNFSKIPWKFPNLVTLELSENKLSGRVPKWIHDLHYLFFLKLTHNQLSSIGQFPWYQLEYLDLSFNLLTDDNISFLCNATSVQIINLSHNKFRGTIPQCVANLSSLYVLDLQTNKFHGTLPSNFSRNLNTLNLNGNQLEGHLPRSLSNCKDLMDLNLGDNQIEDTFPHWLQSLWILEILVLRSNKLYGPIVSFKTKDVFPSLLILDISSNNFSGLLPKAYIKSFQAMKIVVLAELQSSFYYMQSGSAFIINNIDLGYDDSVTTTIKGLETDFEKIPKVLVSIDLSSNRFEGEIPDEFGELGALIGLNLSHNNFIGPIPRSLGNLTNLESLDLSSNMLDGEIPTELTNLNFLASLNLSNNHLEGSIPRGKQFDTFSNDSYEGNIGLCGLPLSIQCNNNVPLQQYPSSEAEDKFGFGWKPVAIGYACGMVLGIGLGFCVFSIGKPQWLVIIFGGKRIKRKSRRNRRA, from the coding sequence ATGATGTTGGTGGTTGTTAGAGTGGTGGTGTGTGTCCACATATTTATGCTGTTTCACTTTGCATGTTTGTCTTCTCATTCATGCCATCCAGAAGAGAGTTCTGCCTTGTTTCACTTCAAGACCCAACTCATTACTAACACTACATTTTTTGATGGATGGTATGAGTATGAATGCCCCAATGCTTATCCAAAGATGAGTACGTGGGACAATAGGACAGATTGTTGTTCATGGATGGGTGTCACGTGTGATTCTCTGTCTGGTCACGTGATTGGCCTCGATCTAAGTTGCAGTGCACTTGTAGGTATAATCCATCCTAACAGTACACTTTTCCATCTTACTCATCTCCAAACACTCAACCTTGCTCACAATTATTTCTATAATTCTCAATTGCCATCTCTGTTTGGTGGGTTTATGAGTCTTACACACTTGAATTTATCTGACTGTGAATTCGAAGGTGAAATTCCTTCTCAAATCTCACACCTTTCCAAATTACAGTCACTTGATCTCTCTTTGAATTCTGGTTTAAAGTGGAAAGAAACCACTTGGAAGAGAATGTTGCAAAATGCAACAGCTTTGCGTGAGATTATATTGGATGGTACAGACATGTCTTCCATTAGCATAACACCAAGTCATTTGTCCAATTggtctttctctttctctttggtTACTCTTAGTCTTTTTGATACTAGAATAAAGGGACATTTGACAAGTCACATTCTCTGTTTACCCAACCTTCATGAGCTCAATCTATATGGAAATGGAAACATTCAAGTCAATTTTCCAAACTTGAATTGCAgtacttctcttagttttttagATCTTTCATGGTGTCAATTCTCAGGATCACAAATCCCTTCTTCCTTTTCTAACCTCACACATCTAACTTCTTTGAGCTTGTCTGGAAGTGAATCCAATGGTTCAATCCCATCCTGGCTCTCAAATCTTCAACATCTCACTCACTTGGACCTTTCAAGCAATAGATTTAGTGGCTCAATCCCATCATTACTTTCAAACCTTCAACATCTCACTCACTTGGACCTTTCATTCAATAGATTTAGTGGCTCAATCCCATCATTACTCTCAAACCTTCAACATCTCACTCACTTGGACCTTTCAGGCAATAGATTTAGTGGTTCAATCCCGTCATTTCTCTCAATCCTACTCTCAAACATTTCACATCTCACTCACTTGGACCTTTCATACAACGGATTTAATGGTCAATTTCCAAAAGTACTTGGTCAATTGACCAAATTACAAACACTTATCCTTGCAGGTAACAGTTTAGGAGGAAAGTTACTGCTATCTTCATTAGCTAACTTAACTCAGATTTCTCGATTGGATTGTTCTCATAATAAGTTTCAGGGATCTCTACCTAAAAAAATAGCAGGTTTTTCAAGTTTGACTGAATTGGTTTTAAATGATAACTTGCTAAATGGGACAATTCCATCTTGGTGTTTCTCTTTACCATTTTTGACATCCTTAGATCTATCAAATAATCAGTTTATTGGGCATATAAGACCAATCTCATCCCATTCCTTGCAGTCTCTATATTTGTGTGGGAATAAGTTACAAGGAAATATTCCAGAATCAATGTTTAACCTTGTAAACCTCACTAACTTATGTTTGTCATCAGGCAAGTGGAGTAATTCTCTTCACTTTCCACTTTTCTCCAAGCTTCACAACCTTCAAAACCTTGAAGCTCTTTCTCTCTCAGGGTTTAATTCATCGTTAATAGATTCTGAAACAAATGGCAGATACAATGAGTTTGACAATGAGTTTGTCAACCTAATAGCATTGCAGTTGCTTCAAATCGATTTAACTAATTTTTCCAAAATCCCGTGGAAATTTCCTAATTTAGTAACTCTTGAATTATCAGAAAATAAACTTAGTGGAAGAGTTCCCAAATGGATACAtgatttacattatttattttttttgaaacttACACATAACCAGTTGTCATCAATAGGCCAATTCCCATGGTATCAACTTGAATACCTTGATCTTAGTTTCAACCTTCTAACTGATGACAATATTTCCTTCCTTTGCAATGCAACTTCTGTCCAGATTATCAACTTGTCGCACAATAAGTTCAGAGGCACCATTCCACAATGTGTTGCCAATTTATCTTCCCTTTATGTTTTGGATCTACAGACAAACAAATTTCATGGCACTTTGCCAAGTAACTTTTCCAGGAATCTCAACACATTGAATCTCAATGGGAACCAATTAGAAGGTCATTTGCCTAGATCTCTGTCCAACTGCAAAGATTTGATGGATTTGAATCTTGGCGACAATCAGATTGAGGATACATTTCCACATTGGCTTCAAAGTTTATGGATTTTGGAAATATTGGTTTTACGATCCAACAAGTTGTATGGGCCGATAGTCAGCTTCAAAACCAAAGATGTGTTTCCCAGTTTACTCATTCTTGATATCTCATCCAATAACTTTAGTGGCCTATTACCAAAAGCCTACATAAAAAGTTTCCAAGCTATGAAGATTGTTGTTCTAGCAGAATTGCAAAGTAGTTTTTATTACATGCAAAGTGGTTCTGCCTTTATTATAAACAACATTGACCTAGGATACGATGATTCTGTGACTACAACAATTAAAGGGCTTGAAACCGATTTTGAGAAAATTCCAAAAGTTCTTGTAAGTATTGATTTATCAAGTAACAGATTTGAAGGAGAGATTCCAGATGAGTTTGGAGAACTTGGTGCACTCATAGGACTCAACCTTTCACATAACAACTTCATTGGTCCTATTCCCCGCTCTCTGGGAAATTTGACAAACCTCGAATCACTGGACCTCTCTTCAAATATGCTTGATGGAGAAATTCCTACTGAGTTGACCAATCTGAACTTTCTTGCATCCTTGAATCTTTCCAACAATCATCTTGAGGGATCAATACCTCGAGGAAAACAGTTTGATACATTTTCAAACGATTCCTATGAGGGAAACATAGGCCTATGTGGATTGCCATTGTCAATTCAATGCAACAACAATGTCCCTTTGCAACAATATCCATCTTCTGAGGCTGAGGACAAATTTGGATTCGGTTGGAAACCAGTGGCAATAGGATATGCATGTGGAATGGTGCTTGGAATAGGATTGGGATTTTGTGTTTTCTCAATTGGAAAGCCTCAATGGCTTGTGATCATCTTTGGAGGCAAAAGAATCAAGAGGAAGAGCCGTAGAAACCGGCGTGCATGA